Proteins from a single region of Chryseobacterium sp. W4I1:
- a CDS encoding alpha/beta fold hydrolase, translating to MNTTLNFGKRVLVALSLIIFTGIGLSSLKGQTTGEKNLENDAVRSAFQNIKKIRAGFLDVGYAEVGPKSGKPVILLHGWPYDIHSFEESSAILAEKGYRVLIPYLRGYGTTTFISPNTKRNGQQSAVAMDIISFMDALKIDKAIIGGFDWGARTADIIAALWPERCTALVAVSGYLIGSPKANEKPLPPNAEFLWWYQYYFSTERGYKGYKANTAAFNKLIWKTASPKWAFNDETYQRTAGAFNNPDHVDIVIHNYRWRLGLAKGEKEYDIFESKLAQSPDITVPTVTLEGDANGAAFPAPETYASKFTGKYIHHTITGGIGHNLPQEAPEAFADAIIEADSMSQIKK from the coding sequence ATGAATACAACATTGAATTTTGGTAAAAGAGTGCTTGTCGCTTTATCGCTGATTATTTTTACAGGAATAGGATTATCATCTTTAAAAGGCCAGACCACCGGCGAAAAAAACTTAGAAAATGATGCCGTCAGATCAGCTTTCCAGAATATAAAAAAGATCAGAGCAGGGTTTTTGGATGTGGGTTATGCAGAAGTAGGGCCTAAATCAGGGAAACCGGTGATTCTTCTTCATGGATGGCCATACGATATCCATAGTTTTGAGGAATCCTCTGCTATACTTGCTGAAAAAGGGTATAGAGTGTTGATACCGTATTTAAGAGGTTACGGAACCACCACCTTTATATCTCCCAATACAAAACGCAACGGTCAGCAGAGTGCTGTGGCAATGGATATCATTTCTTTTATGGATGCTCTAAAAATAGATAAAGCAATTATTGGCGGTTTTGACTGGGGAGCAAGAACAGCGGATATTATTGCAGCACTGTGGCCTGAGCGCTGTACTGCGCTGGTTGCTGTTAGCGGATATCTGATTGGAAGTCCAAAGGCAAACGAAAAACCCCTTCCGCCTAATGCTGAGTTTTTATGGTGGTATCAATATTACTTTTCAACTGAAAGGGGATATAAAGGTTATAAAGCCAATACAGCAGCATTCAATAAATTGATCTGGAAGACCGCTTCACCAAAATGGGCTTTTAATGACGAGACCTACCAGCGCACTGCCGGGGCATTTAATAACCCTGACCATGTTGATATCGTAATCCACAATTACCGTTGGCGTCTGGGATTAGCTAAAGGGGAAAAAGAATATGATATATTTGAATCCAAACTGGCACAGTCTCCGGATATTACAGTTCCAACAGTTACATTGGAAGGCGATGCAAACGGAGCTGCATTCCCTGCCCCGGAAACTTATGCTTCTAAATTCACTGGAAAATACATACATCACACGATAACAGGTGGAATAGGGCATAATTTACCACAGGAAGCTCCAGAAGCATTTGCAGATGCCATCATTGAGGCAGATTCTATGTCTCAGATCAAAAAATAA